The following proteins come from a genomic window of Maribacter sp. HTCC2170:
- a CDS encoding bifunctional response regulator/alkaline phosphatase family protein has product MNKITILWVDDEIDLLKPHIIFLEGKNYEVVTCKSGQEALEEIQESAIDIVFLDENMPGLSGLETLNEIKVINSSIPVVMITKSEEELIMEEAIGSKIADYLIKPVNPNQILLSLKKNLDHSRLVSERTTANYQQEFRKIAMDLSMVNSYAEWIELYKKLIYWELRLEDIEDNSMFEILESQKIEANNQFGKFVENNYEDWFSDHDRPVMSHNLFKDWIKPEIKDDPTLLVVIDNLRYDQWFAFEKTVNSFYKKIKEKSYLSILPTATQYARNAIFSGLMPSAMEKKYPDWWKNDTDEGGKNLFEDKFLGEQLKRLGLDLKWEYHKISSLKQGKHLAQNFKSQKDNDLTVIVYNFVDMLSHSKTEMEVIKELASNDKAYRSLTQSWFKNSPLLEIIQQAQNMGMKLIITTDHGTINVKQPSKVIGDKETSLNLRYKTGRSLSYEKKDVLESRNPTDIHLPCINMSSSFIFAKNDLFFAYPNNYNHYVSYYRNTYQHGGVSLEEMIIPFVVLEPK; this is encoded by the coding sequence ATGAACAAGATAACAATCCTTTGGGTCGATGATGAAATCGATCTGTTAAAACCACACATTATTTTTTTAGAAGGAAAGAATTACGAGGTTGTTACTTGTAAAAGCGGACAAGAAGCTCTTGAAGAAATACAAGAATCTGCGATTGATATTGTTTTCCTTGATGAAAATATGCCTGGACTTTCCGGGTTGGAAACCTTGAATGAAATTAAGGTCATAAATTCATCAATTCCTGTTGTGATGATCACAAAAAGTGAGGAAGAACTTATTATGGAAGAGGCTATTGGGTCCAAGATTGCAGATTACTTGATTAAGCCAGTAAACCCAAATCAAATTCTTTTATCACTAAAGAAGAACCTTGACCATTCACGTTTGGTTTCTGAACGAACCACTGCGAATTACCAACAGGAATTTAGAAAAATAGCGATGGATTTATCCATGGTCAATTCTTACGCAGAATGGATAGAGTTGTATAAAAAATTAATTTATTGGGAGTTGCGACTAGAGGATATTGAGGACAATAGCATGTTCGAAATTCTGGAATCACAAAAAATAGAGGCTAATAACCAATTCGGAAAATTTGTTGAAAACAATTATGAAGATTGGTTCAGTGACCACGATAGACCAGTGATGTCACACAACCTTTTTAAAGACTGGATTAAGCCCGAAATCAAAGACGATCCAACCCTTTTGGTTGTTATTGACAACTTAAGGTATGACCAGTGGTTTGCCTTTGAAAAAACAGTTAATTCCTTTTACAAGAAAATCAAAGAAAAATCATATTTAAGCATACTTCCCACAGCAACACAGTACGCGAGAAATGCTATATTTTCAGGACTAATGCCTTCCGCAATGGAAAAAAAATACCCAGATTGGTGGAAGAACGACACGGATGAAGGTGGTAAAAACCTCTTTGAAGATAAGTTCTTGGGTGAACAGTTAAAACGCTTGGGATTGGATTTAAAATGGGAGTACCATAAAATTAGCAGCTTAAAACAAGGCAAACACTTGGCACAGAACTTTAAGTCCCAAAAGGATAATGATCTTACTGTTATTGTTTACAATTTTGTAGACATGTTGTCCCACTCTAAAACTGAAATGGAAGTAATCAAAGAACTAGCTTCCAATGACAAAGCTTATCGTTCACTGACTCAAAGCTGGTTTAAGAACTCCCCATTGTTGGAAATTATTCAACAAGCCCAAAATATGGGCATGAAATTGATCATTACTACAGACCATGGTACAATAAATGTAAAGCAACCTTCAAAAGTAATAGGTGACAAAGAGACTAGCTTAAACTTAAGATACAAAACCGGTCGCAGCCTTAGCTATGAAAAGAAAGATGTGTTGGAATCAAGAAACCCGACTGACATTCATTTACCATGCATAAACATGAGCAGCTCGTTTATATTTGCTAAAAATGATTTGTTTTTTGCTTACCCCAATAATTACAACCACTACGTTAGTTACTACCGAAACACCTATCAGCATGGCGGGGTTTCTTTAGAGGAAATGATAATTCCATTTGTTGTTTTGGAGCCTAAATAG
- the efp gene encoding elongation factor P: MASTSDIRKGLCIKYNHDIFKIIEFLHVKPGKGPAFVRTKLKSVTTGKVIDNTFSAGHKIEDVRVETRSYQFLYAEGDTYHFMNTSDYNQISLEKSSLDAPGLLKEGEVVTIMFNTEDSMPLSVDMPASVILEVTHTEPGVKGNTATNATKPATVETGAKVNVPLFINEGDKIKVETEKGSYMERVKD; this comes from the coding sequence ATGGCATCTACATCAGATATTAGGAAAGGTTTGTGCATCAAGTACAATCATGATATTTTTAAAATAATTGAATTTTTACATGTTAAGCCTGGTAAAGGCCCTGCATTTGTAAGAACAAAGCTTAAGAGTGTTACAACAGGAAAAGTCATAGATAATACATTCTCTGCCGGTCACAAAATTGAGGATGTTAGAGTTGAAACCCGTTCGTATCAATTTCTTTACGCAGAGGGTGATACGTACCATTTCATGAATACAAGTGACTACAATCAAATTTCTTTGGAAAAAAGTTCCTTGGATGCACCTGGTCTGCTGAAAGAAGGGGAGGTAGTAACTATTATGTTCAATACAGAAGACAGCATGCCCTTATCGGTTGATATGCCCGCAAGTGTTATTTTAGAAGTTACACATACCGAGCCAGGAGTAAAGGGTAATACGGCAACTAATGCTACCAAACCGGCAACTGTGGAGACGGGAGCCAAAGTGAATGTGCCGCTTTTTATCAACGAGGGTGATAAAATAAAAGTTGAGACCGAAAAAGGTAGCTATATGGAAAGAGTTAAGGATTAG
- the sucD gene encoding succinate--CoA ligase subunit alpha: MSVLVNKDSKIIVQGFTGSEGTFHAGQMIDYGTNVVGGVTPGKGGQEHLGKPVFNTVEEAVEKAGADTTIIFVPPAFAADAIMEAANAGIKVIITITEGIPVADMVKASDYIKDKDCRLVGPNCPGVITPGEAKVGIMPGFVFKKGNVGIVSKSGTLTYEAADQVVRQGLGITTAIGIGGDPIIGTTTKEAVELLINDPETDCVVMIGEIGGQLEADAAQWYKASGSKKPIVGFIAGETAPAGRTMGHAGAIVGGSDDTAQAKKRIMSECGINVVDSPAEIGIKVKEVMG; this comes from the coding sequence ATGAGCGTTCTAGTTAATAAAGACTCCAAAATTATTGTACAAGGTTTCACTGGTAGTGAAGGTACTTTTCACGCTGGACAAATGATAGATTACGGTACCAATGTTGTTGGAGGTGTTACCCCCGGTAAGGGAGGGCAGGAACACTTAGGTAAACCTGTTTTCAATACTGTGGAAGAGGCTGTTGAAAAAGCAGGTGCTGATACGACGATTATTTTTGTTCCACCAGCGTTTGCTGCAGATGCAATTATGGAAGCGGCCAATGCAGGGATAAAAGTAATAATAACTATTACAGAGGGTATACCTGTTGCTGATATGGTAAAAGCTTCAGATTACATTAAAGATAAAGATTGCCGATTGGTAGGTCCCAACTGTCCTGGAGTTATTACTCCTGGGGAGGCAAAAGTGGGAATTATGCCTGGGTTTGTTTTCAAAAAAGGAAATGTAGGAATTGTATCTAAATCTGGTACGCTAACCTATGAAGCTGCCGATCAGGTAGTACGACAAGGGTTAGGTATAACCACTGCAATTGGTATTGGTGGTGATCCAATTATTGGAACCACAACAAAAGAAGCGGTAGAGCTTTTGATCAATGACCCCGAAACAGATTGTGTTGTTATGATTGGTGAAATAGGCGGGCAATTAGAAGCTGACGCTGCACAATGGTACAAGGCCAGTGGTAGTAAAAAACCAATTGTTGGTTTTATTGCAGGTGAAACTGCCCCTGCAGGAAGAACTATGGGTCATGCAGGAGCAATTGTAGGAGGAAGCGATGATACTGCACAAGCTAAGAAGCGAATTATGAGCGAATGTGGTATTAATGTTGTTGATTCTCCAGCTGAAATAGGAATTAAAGTAAAAGAGGTGATGGGTTAA
- the lpxA gene encoding acyl-ACP--UDP-N-acetylglucosamine O-acyltransferase, with the protein MNQPLAYIHPGAKIAKNVVVEPFTTIHNNVTIGDGTWIGSNVTIMEGARIGKNCNIFPGAVISAPPQDLKYEGEETTVTIGNNTTVRECATIHKGTSDRNKTVIGKNCLIMAYCHVAHDCLVGDNCIFSNNSTLAGHVTIGDNVILAGLVAVHQFVSIGSHAFVTGGSLVRKDVPPYVKAAREPLSYVGINSVGLRRRGYSSEKIREIQNIYRILYQKHYNNTQAVQILEAEMEATPERDEILQFIRDSQRGIMKGYFSTN; encoded by the coding sequence ATGAATCAACCGCTTGCTTATATTCATCCCGGTGCTAAGATTGCCAAAAATGTTGTGGTGGAACCTTTTACCACCATTCATAATAATGTTACTATTGGTGATGGTACTTGGATTGGTTCCAATGTTACAATTATGGAAGGGGCTAGAATCGGAAAAAACTGTAATATATTTCCAGGAGCAGTTATATCAGCCCCACCTCAGGATTTAAAGTACGAAGGTGAGGAAACAACTGTGACCATTGGCAACAATACTACTGTTCGAGAGTGCGCTACAATTCATAAAGGCACATCTGACCGTAATAAAACAGTTATTGGTAAGAATTGCTTGATAATGGCCTATTGTCATGTTGCCCATGACTGTCTGGTAGGGGATAATTGCATTTTTTCGAATAACTCAACCCTTGCCGGTCACGTCACCATAGGTGATAATGTGATATTGGCAGGATTGGTGGCAGTTCATCAGTTTGTGTCCATTGGTAGTCATGCATTTGTAACAGGAGGTTCTTTGGTAAGAAAAGACGTTCCTCCCTACGTGAAAGCTGCTCGTGAACCGCTGTCTTATGTGGGAATAAATTCAGTAGGACTAAGACGACGTGGATATAGTTCCGAAAAGATACGTGAGATTCAGAATATATACAGAATACTATATCAAAAGCATTATAACAATACCCAGGCAGTTCAAATTCTTGAGGCCGAAATGGAAGCTACACCCGAAAGGGATGAAATCCTGCAATTTATAAGGGATTCACAACGTGGCATTATGAAGGGTTATTTCAGTACTAATTAA
- a CDS encoding UDP-3-O-(3-hydroxymyristoyl)glucosamine N-acyltransferase: MRFPNSYTLQQIATIIDCKFVGPNDFPVLGMNEIHVVQKGEIVFVDHPKYYDKALNSKASVILINKDVECPEGKALLISNDPFRDFNKISKFFKPFEKSIDSISTSSKIGKTSIVQPNTFIGNNVKIGENCLIHSNVSIYDNCIIGDNVIIHSGSVLGSDAFYYKNRPEGFDKLLSVGRVVLEDNVEIGSLCTIDKGVTGDTTIKEGTKLDNQVHVGHDTLIGKKCLIASQTGIAGCVVIEDEVTIWGQVGTNSGITIGAKAVIMGQTGVTKSVEGGKSYFGTPIEESREKLKQLAYVKKIPGIIKKLEE; the protein is encoded by the coding sequence ATGAGATTTCCAAATTCGTATACGTTACAGCAAATAGCAACTATTATTGATTGCAAATTTGTGGGCCCAAATGACTTTCCAGTTCTTGGGATGAACGAGATTCATGTTGTGCAAAAAGGGGAAATTGTTTTTGTGGACCATCCTAAGTATTATGATAAGGCTTTAAATTCAAAGGCTTCTGTTATTTTGATAAATAAAGATGTGGAATGTCCAGAGGGGAAGGCGTTGCTTATTTCTAATGACCCATTTAGGGATTTTAATAAAATCTCTAAATTCTTTAAGCCCTTTGAGAAATCCATTGATTCAATTTCTACTTCATCTAAAATAGGTAAAACATCTATAGTTCAGCCAAATACATTTATTGGAAATAATGTAAAAATAGGTGAGAATTGTCTAATACATTCCAATGTTTCAATCTATGACAATTGTATAATTGGTGATAACGTCATCATACATTCAGGGTCTGTTTTGGGATCTGATGCTTTTTATTACAAGAATAGACCAGAAGGTTTTGATAAATTACTCTCTGTCGGAAGAGTGGTTCTTGAGGACAATGTTGAGATAGGTTCGCTTTGTACAATTGATAAAGGGGTTACAGGTGATACCACTATAAAAGAAGGGACAAAATTGGACAATCAGGTTCATGTTGGTCATGATACATTAATCGGTAAAAAATGTTTGATTGCCTCCCAGACGGGAATAGCTGGCTGTGTGGTAATTGAGGATGAGGTGACTATTTGGGGGCAAGTAGGAACAAATAGTGGAATTACCATTGGTGCTAAGGCAGTTATCATGGGTCAGACCGGTGTTACGAAATCTGTTGAAGGAGGTAAAAGTTATTTTGGAACCCCCATAGAAGAATCAAGGGAAAAATTGAAACAATTGGCCTATGTAAAGAAAATACCAGGCATAATTAAAAAATTGGAAGAATAA
- a CDS encoding HD domain-containing protein, with amino-acid sequence MTESNKLKIFNDPIYGFIRIPSTLIFNLIGDPYFQRLRRISQMGLSYLVYPGAHHTRFHHALGSMHLMYSAIQVLRFKKVEISEPEEEGLLVAILLHDIGHGPFSHAMEHSIVEGISHEDISLLFMQELNERFNGSLTLAIEIFQGKYHKKFLNQLVSSQLDMDRLDYLKRDSFYTGVAEGGINAERLITMLNVVDNELVVEEKGIYSVEKFLMARRFMYWQVYLHKTGLVAEQLLIRILKRAKQLLAKGMALDCAKDLMYFMSNKIEKHNFNAHTLDKFAQLDDVDILAALKKWQHHDDFVLSNLCSMIMHRKLLTIKLKNKPIADKKYEAMFKAFKEENKLSDEETAYFVFKGEIENTAYDIEKQNINILKKNGQLKDVAKASDHLNIKALSKKVTKYYICFPKVSV; translated from the coding sequence TTGACAGAATCGAACAAGCTTAAGATTTTCAATGATCCAATTTACGGATTTATTAGAATTCCCAGCACCCTCATTTTTAATCTAATAGGTGATCCATACTTTCAGAGATTGCGAAGAATTTCTCAAATGGGTCTATCATATTTGGTTTATCCGGGCGCGCATCACACCCGTTTTCATCATGCCCTTGGTAGTATGCATTTAATGTATAGTGCAATACAAGTGCTTCGTTTTAAGAAGGTTGAGATTAGTGAACCAGAGGAAGAAGGTTTACTTGTTGCCATACTTTTGCATGATATAGGGCATGGTCCTTTTTCGCATGCGATGGAGCATAGTATTGTTGAGGGTATTTCGCATGAAGATATTTCACTCCTTTTTATGCAGGAGTTAAATGAGAGGTTTAACGGAAGTTTAACGCTTGCAATTGAAATTTTTCAGGGTAAATACCACAAAAAGTTCTTAAATCAACTTGTTTCCAGTCAGTTGGATATGGACAGGCTTGATTATTTGAAAAGGGATAGTTTTTATACAGGAGTGGCAGAAGGCGGTATAAATGCGGAACGTTTGATCACTATGCTGAACGTTGTGGATAACGAATTAGTGGTTGAAGAAAAAGGGATATACTCAGTCGAAAAGTTTCTTATGGCCAGACGTTTTATGTATTGGCAAGTTTATTTGCACAAAACAGGACTGGTGGCCGAGCAACTTTTGATTCGTATTCTAAAAAGAGCTAAACAACTTTTGGCAAAAGGTATGGCGTTGGATTGTGCAAAAGATCTTATGTATTTCATGAGCAATAAGATTGAAAAGCACAATTTTAATGCACATACATTGGATAAATTTGCTCAACTTGACGATGTTGATATTTTGGCGGCCTTAAAGAAATGGCAGCATCATGATGATTTCGTACTTTCGAATTTATGCAGTATGATAATGCATCGAAAATTGCTCACTATTAAACTTAAGAACAAACCTATAGCAGATAAGAAATATGAGGCAATGTTTAAAGCCTTCAAAGAAGAAAATAAGCTATCTGATGAGGAAACAGCTTATTTTGTTTTTAAAGGAGAAATAGAAAACACCGCCTATGATATTGAAAAACAGAATATTAATATCTTGAAAAAAAATGGCCAATTAAAGGATGTGGCCAAGGCTTCAGACCACTTGAACATAAAGGCGCTTTCCAAAAAAGTCACCAAATATTATATCTGTTTCCCCAAAGTATCTGTTTAA
- the lpxD gene encoding UDP-3-O-(3-hydroxymyristoyl)glucosamine N-acyltransferase, with translation MVFTAGQIAGILEGEVEGNPEIAVHKLAKIEEGERGSLTFLANPKYTSFIYTTKASVTIVNKDFIPEQDIATTMIKVDDAYESFSKLLEYYNQVKNNKVGVESPVFTADSATYGDDFYLGAFSYLGNNVVIGNNVKIYPNVYIGDNVKIADNVIIFAGAKVYSETVIGENCMIHSGAIIGADGFGYSPNKNGEFSRVPQTGNVILENNVDIGAGTTIDRATLGSTILRKGVKLDNQIQIAHNVEIGEHTVIAAQTGIAGSTKIGKRCMIGGQVGIVGHITIGDNVKIQAQSGIGRNIKDNEVLQGSPALTYADYNKSYVHFKNLPKIVKKIDKLEKKIDSDQDNR, from the coding sequence ATGGTATTTACAGCAGGTCAGATTGCGGGCATTTTAGAAGGCGAAGTCGAAGGAAATCCGGAGATTGCAGTTCATAAACTTGCAAAAATAGAAGAGGGGGAAAGAGGGTCTTTAACCTTTTTGGCCAACCCAAAATATACTTCCTTTATTTATACGACAAAAGCCTCTGTCACAATAGTGAATAAAGATTTCATTCCAGAGCAAGATATAGCCACAACCATGATTAAGGTTGATGATGCATACGAATCATTTTCAAAATTACTTGAGTATTATAACCAAGTAAAGAATAACAAAGTAGGGGTCGAATCTCCTGTTTTCACTGCAGATAGCGCTACCTATGGCGATGATTTTTATCTTGGGGCTTTTTCATATTTGGGCAATAATGTGGTCATTGGCAACAATGTGAAAATTTATCCTAACGTCTATATAGGCGACAACGTGAAAATTGCTGATAATGTTATCATTTTTGCAGGGGCAAAGGTATACTCCGAAACGGTAATTGGTGAAAATTGCATGATTCATAGTGGAGCCATCATAGGTGCTGACGGATTTGGATACTCGCCAAACAAAAACGGTGAATTCAGCAGAGTGCCACAAACGGGTAATGTTATTTTGGAAAATAATGTTGATATAGGTGCCGGTACTACAATTGACAGGGCTACTTTGGGTTCAACCATTTTACGCAAAGGCGTAAAGTTGGATAATCAAATACAGATTGCCCATAATGTTGAGATTGGGGAGCATACTGTAATTGCCGCTCAAACAGGTATTGCGGGCTCTACCAAAATTGGTAAAAGGTGTATGATTGGCGGTCAGGTTGGTATTGTAGGCCACATCACAATTGGTGACAATGTTAAGATTCAGGCCCAATCAGGTATAGGAAGAAATATTAAGGATAATGAAGTCTTGCAGGGATCGCCTGCATTAACTTATGCTGATTATAACAAATCATATGTTCATTTTAAGAACTTACCGAAGATTGTAAAAAAGATTGACAAACTGGAAAAAAAGATTGACAGTGATCAAGACAACAGATAA
- the tsaE gene encoding tRNA (adenosine(37)-N6)-threonylcarbamoyltransferase complex ATPase subunit type 1 TsaE, whose amino-acid sequence MEITYSEDQITKVAEQLINEVPNKTLCFYGDMGAGKTTLIKEITKQLGAIGEANSPTFGIVNEYQDANEAVLAYHFDFYRLNDENEALDLGIEDYFSSNTWIFIEWPEIIETLLPSERVNIQLKVVNPNTRKLSFDN is encoded by the coding sequence ATGGAAATTACTTATAGCGAGGATCAAATAACCAAGGTAGCTGAACAACTAATTAATGAAGTGCCAAATAAAACATTATGTTTCTATGGTGACATGGGGGCGGGAAAAACAACATTGATCAAAGAAATTACAAAACAACTTGGAGCGATTGGTGAAGCCAATAGTCCAACTTTCGGTATTGTGAACGAATATCAAGATGCCAATGAAGCGGTTTTGGCTTACCACTTCGACTTTTACCGACTAAATGATGAGAATGAAGCCCTTGATTTAGGAATTGAAGACTATTTTAGTTCCAATACCTGGATATTTATAGAATGGCCCGAAATAATCGAAACATTATTACCTTCGGAAAGAGTAAATATCCAATTAAAAGTCGTCAACCCCAACACCCGCAAGCTTTCCTTTGACAATTAA
- a CDS encoding bifunctional UDP-3-O-[3-hydroxymyristoyl] N-acetylglucosamine deacetylase/3-hydroxyacyl-ACP dehydratase — protein MTVIKTTDKQRTIAKEVTLTGVGLHTGENVILKFAPAPENHGYAFKRVDLEGEPIIEADANYVVNTQRGTNLEKRGVKIQTSEHVLAALVGLEIDNVLIELDSPEPPIMDGSSKFFVEALEEAGIVEQDAEREEYVVKDVISYKDEATGSEITVIPSDTYQVTSMVDFGTKVLGTQNATLEKLSDFKAEIADARTFSFLHELEMLLENGLIQGGDLNNAIVYVDKEISEETMRKLEKAFNKKKLSVKPNGILDNLTLHQPNEAARHKLLDVVGDLALAGTRIQGKVIANKPGHFVNTQFAKKLAKIIKLEKRNNVPKFDLSQPPLMDIHQIMAMLPHRPPFLLIDRILELSDKDVVGMKNVTMNEPFFVGHFPGAPVMPGVLQVEAMAQTGGILVLSTVPDPENYLTLFMKIDNVKFKQKVLPGDTLIFHCSLISPIRRGICHMQAYAYANDKLVCEAEMMAQIVKKS, from the coding sequence TTGACAGTGATCAAGACAACAGATAAACAAAGAACAATTGCAAAAGAGGTTACCTTAACGGGTGTAGGTTTACACACGGGTGAAAATGTAATCTTGAAGTTTGCGCCTGCACCAGAAAATCACGGTTATGCCTTTAAGCGTGTGGATTTAGAGGGAGAACCCATAATAGAGGCCGATGCCAATTATGTTGTGAACACCCAAAGAGGAACCAATTTAGAAAAACGCGGAGTTAAAATCCAGACCTCAGAGCACGTTTTAGCTGCATTGGTAGGTCTTGAAATTGATAATGTTTTGATTGAATTGGATTCCCCTGAACCTCCTATAATGGATGGGTCTTCTAAATTTTTTGTTGAAGCTTTGGAAGAGGCAGGAATTGTTGAGCAAGATGCTGAACGTGAAGAATATGTAGTTAAAGATGTTATTTCCTATAAGGACGAAGCTACAGGTAGTGAGATTACGGTTATTCCTTCAGATACGTACCAAGTGACTTCTATGGTAGATTTTGGGACCAAGGTTTTGGGTACTCAAAATGCCACCTTGGAAAAGCTATCAGATTTTAAAGCTGAAATAGCCGATGCACGAACATTTAGTTTTCTTCATGAATTGGAAATGTTATTGGAAAATGGCCTGATTCAAGGCGGTGACCTTAACAATGCTATTGTTTATGTAGATAAGGAGATTTCTGAGGAAACCATGCGTAAACTAGAAAAAGCTTTCAATAAAAAGAAGCTTTCGGTGAAACCTAATGGAATCCTGGATAATTTGACCTTGCACCAACCTAATGAAGCTGCTCGACATAAATTGTTGGATGTAGTTGGTGATTTGGCTTTGGCGGGTACTCGTATTCAAGGAAAAGTAATAGCAAATAAGCCAGGGCATTTTGTAAATACACAATTTGCGAAGAAATTGGCTAAGATTATTAAATTGGAGAAACGTAATAACGTTCCAAAATTTGACTTAAGCCAACCACCTTTGATGGACATTCATCAAATAATGGCTATGCTGCCACACCGCCCACCTTTTTTATTGATTGACAGGATTTTAGAGTTGTCTGATAAGGATGTGGTAGGCATGAAGAACGTCACAATGAACGAACCGTTTTTTGTTGGCCACTTTCCAGGAGCTCCTGTAATGCCAGGTGTTCTACAGGTAGAAGCAATGGCACAAACCGGAGGAATACTTGTATTGAGCACAGTCCCTGATCCTGAGAACTATCTTACGTTGTTTATGAAAATTGATAATGTAAAATTCAAACAAAAAGTATTGCCAGGAGATACACTTATATTCCACTGTAGCCTTATTTCTCCCATACGAAGGGGAATATGTCATATGCAGGCCTATGCGTACGCCAATGACAAATTGGTTTGTGAGGCGGAAATGATGGCGCAAATTGTAAAGAAGAGTTAA
- a CDS encoding alanine dehydrogenase, with protein sequence MKQPTSPFSKQQLIPQEETLEVLKQKGELFIGIPKENQYQEKRICLTPDAVNAITAHGHRVLVEAGAGEGAHFSDIDYTNAGAEVTKDVKKVFGCPLILKVEPPTLSEIEMVNPQTTIISALQIKTQNKAYFEKMAKKRLTAVAFEFIRDEDGKYPAVRSLSEIAGISSVLIASELMAATNQGNGLMFGNISGVPPVEVVIIGAGTVGEFAARSAIGLGANVKVFDNSLTKLRNIQTNLNQTVYTSTIQPKNLLKALKRCDVAIGAARGRERSPVVVSSTMVEHMKKGAVVIDVSIDMGGCFETSEITDHIKPTIEKYGVIHYGVPNIPSRYPKTASISISNIFTPYLLKLGEDGGLENSLRFDKGLRNGLYIYHGILTSKAVGEWFDLQYSDINFLIF encoded by the coding sequence ATGAAGCAACCAACCTCACCATTTAGTAAGCAACAATTAATTCCGCAAGAAGAAACCCTCGAGGTCTTAAAACAAAAAGGTGAACTTTTTATTGGGATTCCAAAAGAAAACCAATATCAAGAAAAAAGAATCTGTTTAACACCTGATGCAGTTAATGCCATTACCGCACATGGTCATAGGGTTCTAGTTGAGGCGGGAGCCGGTGAAGGCGCCCATTTTTCGGATATTGACTATACAAACGCGGGAGCCGAGGTTACCAAAGATGTGAAAAAGGTTTTCGGTTGCCCATTGATTTTAAAGGTTGAGCCTCCTACCCTATCAGAAATTGAAATGGTTAATCCCCAAACCACTATTATTTCTGCGCTACAGATCAAGACCCAGAATAAAGCGTATTTCGAAAAGATGGCCAAGAAACGCTTAACGGCCGTAGCCTTTGAATTCATTAGAGATGAAGATGGTAAATATCCTGCCGTACGTTCATTAAGTGAGATTGCGGGCATTTCTTCCGTTCTTATTGCTTCTGAGCTTATGGCAGCAACAAATCAAGGCAATGGATTAATGTTCGGGAATATTAGTGGTGTCCCCCCAGTAGAAGTGGTGATAATTGGAGCTGGTACCGTGGGTGAATTTGCTGCCAGATCAGCTATAGGTCTTGGCGCCAATGTTAAGGTATTTGATAATTCATTGACCAAACTAAGAAATATTCAAACCAACCTAAACCAAACTGTATACACATCCACAATTCAACCTAAAAATCTTTTAAAGGCGTTAAAACGTTGTGATGTTGCCATTGGTGCTGCCCGTGGCAGAGAAAGATCTCCAGTAGTCGTTTCGAGCACTATGGTAGAACATATGAAAAAAGGTGCAGTTGTAATTGACGTGAGTATTGATATGGGTGGTTGTTTTGAAACAAGCGAAATCACGGATCACATTAAACCAACTATTGAAAAATACGGTGTAATACATTATGGCGTACCAAACATACCTTCTCGTTACCCTAAGACGGCATCAATATCAATAAGTAACATCTTTACCCCATACCTCCTTAAATTAGGTGAAGACGGGGGATTGGAAAACTCATTACGTTTTGACAAAGGCTTGCGCAATGGGCTGTACATTTACCATGGAATTTTAACCAGTAAGGCAGTTGGTGAATGGTTTGACCTTCAATACAGTGATATCAATTTCTTGATATTTTAA